Proteins encoded together in one Chelonoidis abingdonii isolate Lonesome George chromosome 1, CheloAbing_2.0, whole genome shotgun sequence window:
- the LOC116824776 gene encoding trypsin I-P1-like, which translates to MLIKLASAATLNSYVNTIALPTSCVTTGTQCLISGWGNTLSSGTNYPDLLQCLKAPVLSSSQCSSAYPGEITSNMICIGYLEGGKDSCQGDSGGPVACNGVLQGIVSWGYGCAQKGYPGVYTKVCNYVSWIQNTIAAN; encoded by the exons ATGCTCATCAAGCTCGCCAGTGCAGCAACCCTCAACTCTTACGTCAACACAATTGCCCTGCCAACCAGCTGTGTGACCACTGGCACCCAGTGCCTGATCTCTGGCTGGGGCAACACCCTCAGCAGTGGCA CTAACTACCCAGACCTCCTGCAGTGCCTAAAAGCTCCTGTCCTGTCCTCCAGCCAGTGCAgcagtgcctatccaggagaaaTCACTAGCAACATGATCTGTATCGGATACCTGGAGGGGGGCAAAGATTCCTGCCAG GGGGATTCCGGTGGCCCAGTAGCCTGCAATGGGGTACTTCAGGGGATTGTCTCCTGGGGATATGGTTGTGCACAGAAAGGCTATCCCGGGGTCTACACTAAAGTGTGCAACTATGTCTCCTGGATCCAAAATACCATCGCTGCCAACTGA